One Peterkaempfera bronchialis DNA window includes the following coding sequences:
- a CDS encoding Rieske 2Fe-2S domain-containing protein, whose amino-acid sequence MSTPTTAPLTRRDQAERAMRHSWFPVARSVDLATPQPAVLLGEQLVVFRDGSGAARVTARRCPHRGADLSLGIVHGGSIGCPYHGWRFDGADGGCTHVPSLADPSRIPPKAAIRAYPAVERFGHVWTVLEEPVTELYDPAEWHGHDLVWLAADPLDSPTGVAAAIENFRDVAHFPFVHQVSMGPTPEVVEPLEVSRDGIDVRMERMLDAGSGDWAAQGDCLMAYHCIAPGFASISYRYANAGLRVVAGFPSPVSYEQVKIFWGVANDRDFRGDSLEECLRVEEMVYLEDMPVVANLQPREVPWDAEVPEFSVPADLFTLNYRRAFGELMNRTERLLSGEGGPART is encoded by the coding sequence ATGTCCACCCCCACCACCGCCCCCCTGACCAGACGAGACCAGGCCGAGCGCGCCATGCGCCACTCCTGGTTCCCGGTGGCCCGGTCTGTCGACCTGGCCACCCCGCAGCCGGCCGTGCTGCTCGGCGAGCAGCTCGTGGTCTTCCGCGACGGCTCCGGTGCCGCCAGGGTGACCGCGCGCCGCTGCCCGCACCGTGGCGCCGACCTGTCGCTGGGCATTGTGCACGGCGGCTCGATCGGCTGCCCGTACCACGGCTGGCGGTTCGACGGCGCCGACGGCGGCTGCACCCATGTGCCGTCGCTGGCCGACCCGAGCCGCATCCCACCCAAGGCCGCCATCCGCGCATACCCGGCGGTGGAGCGCTTCGGGCATGTGTGGACGGTGCTGGAGGAGCCGGTCACCGAGCTGTACGACCCCGCCGAATGGCACGGCCACGACCTGGTGTGGCTGGCCGCCGACCCGCTGGACTCCCCGACCGGGGTCGCCGCCGCGATCGAGAACTTCCGCGACGTGGCCCACTTCCCCTTTGTCCACCAGGTCTCGATGGGCCCCACCCCCGAGGTCGTCGAGCCCCTGGAGGTGAGCCGGGACGGCATCGACGTCCGGATGGAGCGCATGCTCGACGCCGGCTCCGGCGACTGGGCGGCCCAGGGCGACTGCCTGATGGCGTACCACTGCATCGCGCCCGGCTTCGCCAGCATCAGCTACCGGTACGCAAACGCGGGGCTGCGGGTGGTCGCCGGCTTCCCCTCGCCCGTCTCCTATGAGCAGGTGAAGATCTTCTGGGGGGTGGCCAACGACCGCGACTTCCGTGGCGACTCCCTGGAGGAGTGCCTGCGGGTCGAGGAGATGGTCTACCTGGAGGACATGCCGGTGGTGGCGAACCTCCAGCCCCGCGAGGTGCCCTGGGATGCGGAGGTGCCCGAGTTCTCGGTGCCCGCCGACCTCTTCACCCTCAACTACCGGCGGGCGTTCGGCGAACTGATGAACCGTACCGAGCGCCTGCTGTCCGGCGAGGGCGGCCCCGCCCGGACATGA
- a CDS encoding ATP-binding protein — MHRAAAAHLAATAARGPVLLVFDDLHRAAEETLDLLTALVSDSVAGPVLLVGTYRATEVSPGLTAALARFAGAEPTRVYVGGLPEAATGELVRAVLQRAVDPRTAQVIHRRSGGNPFFVRELARLVGTEGNAALGAVPAGVRDVIRHRLARLPQPARAVLRQAAVLGREIDVEVLTAVVGDADGVVDALEAALAAGFLVEQQPGRLGFSHALVRDTLYDDISRPRRARWHAAVAEAIEQLDPGDVGSLAHHFGRAESRATAVRAARYARAAALLAERGFAPHEAARLWSEAVAAHDRAGGGELRGRLEAVMGLVRAEAVTGRLESARKHRAEAVATAEELGDPQLTAEVISAFDVPASWTANDDEGLSRRIVAATERTLAALPEEQAVHRSRLLSTLALELRGDPGDRGERAAREAEAIARRLADPALLAFALNGRFMQSFARAGTAPQRARIGAELVELAARHQLVTFEVLGHLILIQAHSARADFATADAHAAATDRLAERYDIPLAGVFTRWYAALRLTVAGRSAEAEAAYRAASTLLAGSGMPGMEQGLLPLALLCLRIQRGGRPEADEQPDRGPYEPWARPLVLLAAGRRDEAEAAVSAVPESPRDLLYEARTCLTALAAVGLGDRPGMERAYARLRPAAGELAGAGSGLLTLGPVALHLGDLAAALGKYGSAAGHYRQALTIAGKAAAPHWTAAACDALDRLGSGQPGGGA, encoded by the coding sequence ATGCACCGGGCCGCCGCCGCCCACCTGGCCGCGACAGCGGCCCGAGGGCCGGTGCTGCTGGTCTTCGACGACCTGCACCGGGCGGCGGAGGAGACCCTGGACCTGCTGACCGCCCTGGTCTCGGACTCCGTGGCCGGGCCGGTGCTGCTGGTCGGGACCTACCGGGCCACCGAGGTCTCCCCCGGTCTGACCGCCGCGCTCGCCCGGTTCGCCGGTGCGGAGCCGACCCGGGTGTATGTGGGCGGCCTGCCCGAGGCCGCCACGGGTGAACTCGTACGGGCCGTCCTCCAGCGGGCCGTGGACCCACGGACCGCCCAGGTCATCCACCGGCGCAGCGGCGGCAACCCGTTCTTCGTCCGGGAGCTGGCGCGGTTGGTCGGCACCGAGGGGAACGCGGCGCTCGGGGCCGTCCCTGCGGGCGTACGGGATGTCATCCGCCACCGGCTGGCGCGGCTGCCGCAGCCGGCGCGGGCGGTGCTGCGGCAGGCCGCCGTGCTCGGCCGCGAGATCGACGTGGAGGTGCTGACCGCCGTGGTGGGCGACGCGGACGGGGTGGTCGACGCCCTGGAGGCGGCGCTGGCCGCGGGCTTCCTGGTCGAGCAGCAACCGGGTCGGCTGGGGTTCTCCCACGCCCTGGTGCGCGACACGCTGTACGACGACATCTCCCGGCCACGCCGAGCGCGCTGGCACGCCGCCGTCGCCGAGGCGATCGAGCAGTTGGATCCCGGTGACGTCGGCTCGCTCGCCCACCACTTCGGCCGTGCCGAGAGCCGGGCCACAGCTGTCCGGGCGGCCCGCTACGCCCGTGCGGCGGCCCTGCTGGCCGAGCGAGGATTCGCCCCGCATGAGGCGGCGCGGCTCTGGTCCGAGGCCGTCGCCGCCCACGACCGGGCCGGAGGGGGCGAGCTGCGCGGTCGGCTGGAGGCGGTCATGGGCCTGGTCCGGGCAGAGGCCGTGACCGGCCGCCTGGAGAGCGCCCGGAAGCACCGTGCGGAGGCGGTCGCCACCGCCGAGGAGCTCGGCGACCCGCAGCTGACCGCCGAGGTGATCAGTGCCTTCGATGTCCCCGCGAGCTGGACCGCCAACGACGACGAGGGCCTTTCCCGGCGGATCGTCGCGGCCACCGAACGGACCCTGGCCGCCCTGCCCGAGGAGCAGGCGGTGCACCGCAGCCGCCTGCTGAGCACCCTCGCCCTGGAACTGCGGGGCGACCCCGGCGACCGTGGAGAGCGGGCGGCGCGGGAGGCGGAGGCCATCGCCCGCCGACTGGCAGACCCGGCGCTGCTGGCCTTCGCCCTCAACGGCCGCTTTATGCAGTCCTTCGCACGGGCCGGAACGGCCCCGCAGCGGGCCCGGATCGGCGCCGAGCTGGTCGAGCTGGCCGCCCGGCACCAGCTGGTGACCTTTGAGGTCCTCGGGCACCTCATCCTGATCCAGGCCCATTCCGCACGTGCCGACTTCGCCACGGCCGACGCGCATGCCGCAGCCACGGACCGGCTCGCCGAGCGGTACGACATCCCGCTCGCGGGCGTGTTCACCCGGTGGTACGCGGCCCTGCGGCTGACCGTTGCCGGCCGCTCCGCCGAGGCGGAGGCGGCCTACCGCGCCGCCAGTACCTTGCTCGCGGGCAGCGGCATGCCGGGCATGGAGCAGGGCCTGCTCCCGCTGGCCCTGCTCTGCCTGCGCATCCAGCGCGGCGGGCGACCGGAGGCGGACGAGCAGCCGGACCGGGGCCCGTACGAGCCCTGGGCCCGCCCGCTGGTCCTGCTCGCCGCAGGGCGCCGCGACGAAGCCGAAGCCGCCGTGAGCGCCGTTCCCGAGTCGCCCCGCGACCTGCTCTACGAAGCCCGTACCTGCCTCACCGCGCTGGCCGCCGTCGGCCTCGGCGACCGGCCGGGGATGGAGCGCGCCTATGCCCGACTGCGACCAGCCGCCGGGGAACTGGCCGGAGCGGGCAGCGGCCTGCTCACGCTCGGCCCTGTGGCCCTCCACCTGGGCGATCTCGCCGCCGCTCTCGGAAAGTACGGCAGCGCCGCAGGCCACTACCGGCAGGCGCTGACGATCGCCGGGAAGGCCGCTGCGCCGCACTGGACGGCCGCCGCCTGCGATGCCCTGGACCGGCTGGGCAGCGGACAGCCGGGCGGCGGTGCGTGA
- a CDS encoding VOC family protein — protein MLRLKRIDNMDILTHDVPRLVDFYHGTLGLPFLLPYAAEEEWAAIDFGNLTLYVFKSEVGEHAPRRTEVNPENPPGLDSFAFEVDDLDEAVAALDGRVEWVTREQIVWKHPSGVWYRYRPFYDPDGNMLYITEPHQGAAA, from the coding sequence GTGCTGCGACTGAAGCGCATCGACAATATGGACATCCTCACCCATGACGTGCCCCGGCTGGTCGACTTCTACCACGGCACCCTGGGCCTGCCGTTTCTGCTGCCCTATGCGGCGGAGGAGGAGTGGGCGGCGATCGACTTCGGCAACCTCACCCTGTACGTCTTCAAGTCCGAGGTCGGCGAGCACGCCCCGCGCCGCACCGAGGTCAACCCGGAGAACCCGCCCGGCCTGGACTCCTTCGCCTTCGAGGTGGACGACCTGGACGAGGCCGTCGCCGCACTGGACGGCAGGGTCGAGTGGGTCACCCGGGAGCAGATCGTCTGGAAGCACCCCAGCGGCGTCTGGTACCGCTACCGCCCGTTCTACGACCCCGACGGCAACATGCTCTACATCACCGAGCCGCACCAGGGCGCCGCCGCGTGA
- a CDS encoding NADP-dependent isocitrate dehydrogenase, which produces MTDSTIIYTHTDEAPALATYSFLPVVQAYASTAGVRVETRDISLAGRIIASFPERLDESRRIDDALAELGALAKAPEANIIKLPNISASVPQLKAAIAELQQQGYALPDYPDDPQSDEERDVRARYDKVKGSAVNPVLREGNSDRRAPASVKNYAKAHPHRMGAWTADSKTNVAHMEADDFRSTERSAVIAEAGSLRIELAGADGSTTVLRESVPVLAGEVVDASVIHVAALRAFLTAQIARAKAEGVLFSVHLKATMMKVSDPIIFGHVVRAFFPETFARYGAVLAAAGLSPNDGLGAILKGLDALPEGAEIKASFDAELAEGPALAMVDSDRGITNLHVPSDVIVDASMPAMIRTSGHMWGPDGKEADTLAVIPDSSYAGVYQVVIDNCRAHGAFDPATMGSVANVGLMAQAAEEYGSHDKTFEIPADGTVRVVDTAGDVVLEQPVSTGDIFRMCQTKDVPIRDWVKLAVNRARATGDPAVFWLDEGRAHDANLIAKVRAYLPEHDTEGLQIEIMSPEQATAFSLERIRRGENTISVTGNVLRDYLTDLFPILELGTSAKMLSVVPLINGGGLFETGAGGSAPKHVQQLLKENYLRWDSLGEFLALAVSFEHLAQSTGNARAQVLADTLDRATGTFLNEDKSPSRRLGGIDNRGSHFYLALYWAQELAGQSDDPQLAEAFAGLAKTLAEQEQTIVDELIAVQGSPVDIGGYYQPVAAKAAAVMRPSKTFNEAIATLG; this is translated from the coding sequence GTGACTGACTCGACCATCATCTATACGCACACTGACGAGGCCCCGGCCCTGGCAACGTATTCGTTCCTGCCGGTGGTCCAGGCCTACGCCTCGACGGCGGGTGTCCGTGTGGAGACGCGTGACATCTCCCTGGCCGGGCGCATCATCGCGAGCTTCCCGGAGCGTCTCGACGAGAGCCGGCGCATCGACGACGCCCTCGCCGAGCTGGGCGCCCTCGCCAAGGCCCCCGAGGCCAACATCATCAAGCTGCCGAACATCTCCGCCTCCGTCCCGCAGCTCAAGGCGGCCATCGCGGAGCTTCAGCAGCAGGGCTACGCGCTCCCGGACTACCCGGACGACCCGCAGTCCGACGAGGAGCGGGACGTCCGCGCGCGGTATGACAAGGTCAAGGGCAGCGCCGTCAACCCGGTCCTGCGCGAGGGCAACTCCGACCGGCGTGCGCCCGCCTCGGTGAAGAACTACGCCAAGGCGCACCCGCACCGGATGGGCGCGTGGACGGCCGACTCCAAGACGAACGTCGCCCACATGGAGGCCGACGATTTCCGCTCCACCGAGCGGTCGGCGGTCATCGCCGAGGCCGGCTCGCTCCGTATCGAGCTGGCGGGCGCCGACGGCAGCACCACGGTCCTGCGCGAGTCGGTGCCGGTGCTCGCCGGTGAGGTCGTGGACGCGTCGGTGATCCATGTGGCGGCGCTGCGCGCGTTCCTGACCGCCCAGATCGCCCGGGCCAAGGCCGAGGGGGTGCTCTTCTCGGTGCACCTCAAGGCCACCATGATGAAGGTCTCCGACCCGATCATCTTCGGCCATGTGGTGCGGGCCTTCTTCCCGGAGACCTTCGCCCGCTACGGCGCGGTGCTCGCCGCCGCCGGTCTGAGCCCCAACGACGGGCTCGGCGCCATCCTCAAGGGCCTGGACGCGCTGCCCGAGGGCGCCGAGATCAAGGCGTCCTTCGACGCCGAGCTGGCCGAGGGCCCTGCCCTGGCGATGGTCGACTCCGACCGGGGCATCACCAATCTGCACGTCCCCAGCGATGTCATCGTGGACGCCTCCATGCCGGCCATGATCCGCACCTCCGGCCACATGTGGGGCCCGGACGGCAAGGAGGCCGACACCCTCGCCGTCATCCCCGACAGCAGCTACGCGGGCGTCTACCAGGTCGTCATCGACAACTGCCGCGCGCACGGCGCCTTCGACCCGGCGACCATGGGCTCGGTGGCCAACGTCGGCCTGATGGCGCAGGCGGCCGAGGAGTACGGCAGCCACGACAAGACCTTCGAGATCCCCGCCGACGGCACGGTCCGGGTCGTCGACACCGCCGGTGATGTCGTCCTGGAGCAGCCGGTGAGCACCGGCGACATCTTCCGGATGTGCCAGACCAAGGACGTGCCGATCCGCGACTGGGTCAAGCTCGCGGTCAACCGCGCCCGTGCCACCGGCGACCCGGCGGTCTTCTGGCTGGACGAGGGCCGCGCGCACGACGCCAACCTGATCGCCAAGGTCCGGGCGTACCTGCCCGAGCACGACACCGAGGGCCTGCAGATCGAGATCATGTCGCCCGAGCAGGCGACCGCCTTCTCGCTGGAGCGCATCCGCCGTGGCGAGAACACCATCTCGGTCACCGGCAATGTGCTGCGCGACTACCTGACCGACCTGTTCCCGATCCTGGAGCTGGGCACCAGCGCCAAGATGCTCTCCGTCGTCCCGCTGATCAACGGCGGCGGGCTGTTCGAGACGGGCGCCGGCGGCTCCGCGCCCAAGCACGTCCAGCAGCTGCTCAAGGAGAACTACCTGCGCTGGGACAGCCTGGGCGAGTTCCTGGCGCTGGCGGTCAGCTTCGAGCACCTGGCGCAGAGCACGGGCAACGCGCGCGCCCAGGTGCTCGCCGACACGCTCGACCGGGCGACCGGCACCTTCCTCAACGAGGACAAGTCGCCGAGCCGCCGCCTGGGCGGCATCGACAACCGGGGCAGCCACTTCTACCTGGCGCTCTACTGGGCGCAGGAGCTGGCCGGGCAGAGCGACGACCCGCAGCTGGCCGAGGCGTTCGCCGGGCTCGCCAAGACGCTCGCCGAGCAGGAGCAGACCATCGTCGACGAGCTGATCGCGGTCCAGGGCTCGCCGGTCGACATCGGCGGCTACTACCAGCCGGTCGCCGCCAAGGCGGCGGCAGTGATGCGTCCGTCGAAGACCTTCAACGAGGCCATCGCGACGCTCGGCTGA
- a CDS encoding Lrp/AsnC family transcriptional regulator encodes MTELDDLDHAIITALEQDGRRAFREIARSLSVSEGTVRARFRRLEEAGVLKIAAFADPGRFRAGRLALLFLRVAPEHHDAVVAALCSHSEVSYVSTMLGRADVFAQVLVADDNELWAFLQRQVRPLEGVLDTEAVLEVAVHKLWFDGRTPVPPTLG; translated from the coding sequence ATGACCGAACTGGACGACCTGGACCACGCGATCATCACCGCACTCGAACAGGACGGACGCCGCGCCTTCCGCGAGATCGCCCGCTCGCTGAGCGTCTCCGAGGGCACCGTGCGCGCCCGCTTCCGCCGCCTGGAGGAGGCCGGCGTACTCAAGATCGCCGCCTTCGCCGACCCCGGACGCTTCCGCGCCGGGCGGCTGGCGCTGCTCTTCCTGCGGGTCGCCCCGGAACACCATGACGCCGTCGTCGCCGCCCTGTGCTCCCACTCCGAGGTCAGCTACGTCTCGACCATGCTGGGCCGCGCCGATGTCTTCGCCCAGGTCCTGGTCGCCGACGACAATGAGCTGTGGGCCTTTCTGCAACGCCAGGTCCGGCCACTGGAAGGCGTCCTGGACACCGAGGCCGTCCTGGAGGTCGCGGTGCACAAGCTCTGGTTCGACGGCCGCACCCCCGTGCCGCCGACGCTGGGATGA
- a CDS encoding PDR/VanB family oxidoreductase → MNHPDGTRPLRVAHTAPAADGVLALTLADPDGAALPPWTPGAHVDLHLGPNLVRQYSLCSDPDDRTHYRIAVLRVPEGRGGSARVHDTVRPGHTLAVSAPRNHFPLVDAEEYLLVAGGIGITPLLPMAHRLTALGRPWRMLYGGRTRATMAFLGELPPRQVTVVPEDEAGRPDLAAFLAGRSGATVYACGPGGLLDAVRALHPGPVHTERFTAPAPAPDDGDRPFEVRLARSGRSVTVPVGTSVLDAIRDAGVDAPSSCEAGICGTCETTVLDGVPDHRDDLLTPGEHAAGRTMLICVSRCRGERLLLDL, encoded by the coding sequence ATGAACCACCCCGATGGCACCCGCCCGCTGCGGGTGGCGCACACCGCGCCCGCAGCCGACGGCGTGCTCGCCCTCACCCTGGCCGACCCCGACGGCGCCGCCCTGCCGCCCTGGACCCCGGGTGCCCATGTGGACCTGCACCTGGGCCCCAACCTGGTCCGGCAGTACTCCCTCTGCTCCGACCCCGACGACCGCACCCACTACCGGATCGCGGTGCTGCGGGTGCCCGAGGGGCGCGGCGGCTCGGCCCGCGTCCATGACACGGTCCGCCCCGGCCACACCCTCGCGGTCTCCGCCCCGCGCAATCACTTCCCGCTGGTCGACGCCGAGGAGTACCTGCTGGTGGCGGGCGGCATCGGGATCACCCCGCTGCTGCCGATGGCCCACCGGCTGACCGCCCTCGGCAGGCCCTGGCGGATGCTCTACGGCGGTCGCACCCGCGCCACGATGGCCTTCCTCGGCGAACTCCCCCCGCGCCAGGTCACCGTCGTCCCCGAGGACGAGGCGGGCCGCCCCGACCTGGCCGCCTTCCTGGCCGGCCGGTCCGGCGCCACGGTGTACGCCTGCGGACCCGGCGGCCTGCTGGACGCCGTCCGCGCCCTGCACCCCGGCCCGGTCCACACCGAGCGCTTCACCGCGCCCGCCCCCGCCCCGGACGACGGCGACCGGCCCTTCGAGGTCCGGCTGGCGCGCAGCGGACGGAGCGTCACCGTGCCCGTCGGCACCAGCGTCCTGGACGCCATCCGCGACGCCGGGGTGGACGCCCCCTCCTCCTGCGAGGCCGGGATCTGCGGCACCTGTGAGACCACCGTGCTCGACGGCGTCCCCGACCACCGGGACGACCTGCTCACCCCCGGTGAACACGCCGCCGGCCGCACCATGCTGATCTGCGTCTCCCGCTGCCGGGGCGAACGCCTCCTTCTCGACCTGTGA
- a CDS encoding SDR family NAD(P)-dependent oxidoreductase, whose translation MNSPAVNTPAPVQTPGAHAPGGAHDLTGRTALITGAARGMGRAHALALAARGARVALADLDQAELAATAAEVAAAGGRAAVFTADITSRTAAESLIEAVAADFGGLDVLVHNAGLMFAMTGLADTDDEDFDRLLAVNVRAPLYLTRAALPHLRRSPAARVVFVSSQWGQVPDGHSYGYMVSKAAQLGLMKTLAKEFAAERITVNAVAPGAVATRMVPPENHEAEVAAVPVGRLGQPWEIAEVVAFLAADTGAFVTGQTIPVNGGALLVGI comes from the coding sequence GTGAACAGCCCAGCCGTCAACACCCCCGCCCCCGTGCAGACCCCCGGCGCGCACGCCCCTGGCGGCGCCCATGACCTGACCGGCCGGACGGCCCTGATCACCGGCGCCGCCCGGGGCATGGGCCGCGCCCACGCCCTGGCGCTGGCCGCGCGCGGCGCCCGGGTCGCACTGGCCGACCTGGACCAGGCAGAACTGGCGGCCACCGCCGCCGAGGTCGCCGCCGCCGGCGGCCGGGCGGCCGTCTTCACCGCCGACATCACCAGCCGCACCGCCGCCGAGTCCCTGATCGAGGCGGTCGCCGCCGACTTCGGCGGACTTGACGTCCTGGTTCACAACGCCGGGCTGATGTTCGCCATGACCGGCCTCGCCGACACCGACGACGAGGACTTCGACCGGCTGCTCGCCGTCAACGTCCGCGCGCCGCTCTACCTGACCCGCGCCGCACTGCCGCATCTGCGGCGAAGCCCGGCCGCCCGCGTGGTCTTCGTCTCCTCGCAGTGGGGCCAGGTCCCCGACGGCCACAGCTACGGCTACATGGTGTCCAAGGCGGCGCAGTTGGGCCTGATGAAGACCCTGGCCAAGGAGTTCGCGGCGGAGCGGATCACGGTCAACGCGGTCGCGCCCGGCGCCGTGGCCACCCGCATGGTCCCGCCGGAGAACCACGAGGCCGAGGTCGCCGCCGTACCGGTCGGCCGACTGGGCCAGCCGTGGGAGATCGCCGAGGTGGTCGCGTTCCTGGCCGCCGACACCGGCGCCTTCGTCACCGGCCAGACCATCCCCGTCAACGGCGGCGCCCTGCTGGTCGGCATCTGA
- a CDS encoding APC family permease → MSAHDAIVADHAYEKTLRWWDGFTISLSIPAALFVGMGYAIGYIGAWTALALLGSVAVIACLQNYIYSEMASMFPDKVGGISMYAHQGWRTRSTLVGPLATYGYWFAWSSSLAIYGLQIGRLVQAEWFPHQTWTFSTGLADIGFPHVVALGVLVLGWLLNVLGMRPAMWIMYVTGVLVLVPIVVFALVPLFSGDWSLGNLHWNLAASGFPGWRTAIAWMFVLAWSVYGIEAVASFVPEFRDTVRDSRIALRLAGIFVIAVYLLVPFGVGGMVDQAKVAADPVSFYLGAFQRLFPGGDVIMTICLIAGLMLLMVMTTADGGRVLHGSALEGLTVKQLGELNRFKVPGRAMSLDLVVNVILILFVGEALAVIVAGILGYLLCHVLSLTGFLHLRRDEPDAERPIRLGRPWVYVAALLAAVDTVLLVVGALSAKITGYGSTKELIIGLIVLSLSVVLYAYRRIVQDGETFVWRESAATAQQEPAGEPAVESAADRV, encoded by the coding sequence ATGAGTGCTCACGATGCGATCGTCGCTGATCACGCGTATGAGAAGACCCTGCGGTGGTGGGACGGGTTCACCATCAGCCTCTCCATACCGGCAGCCCTGTTCGTCGGCATGGGCTATGCCATCGGCTACATCGGAGCCTGGACCGCGCTGGCGCTGCTGGGCTCCGTCGCGGTCATCGCCTGCCTGCAGAACTACATCTACTCCGAGATGGCCAGCATGTTCCCCGACAAGGTCGGCGGCATCTCGATGTACGCGCACCAGGGCTGGCGCACCCGCTCGACCCTGGTCGGCCCGCTGGCCACCTATGGCTACTGGTTCGCCTGGTCCAGCTCGCTGGCCATCTACGGCCTCCAGATCGGCAGGCTCGTCCAGGCCGAGTGGTTCCCGCACCAGACCTGGACGTTCTCCACCGGGCTCGCCGACATCGGCTTTCCGCATGTCGTCGCGCTCGGCGTGCTGGTGCTCGGCTGGCTGCTCAATGTGCTCGGCATGCGCCCGGCGATGTGGATCATGTACGTGACCGGGGTGCTGGTGCTTGTCCCGATCGTCGTCTTCGCCCTGGTGCCGCTGTTCTCCGGCGACTGGTCCCTGGGCAATCTGCACTGGAACCTGGCCGCGAGCGGCTTCCCCGGCTGGCGCACGGCCATCGCCTGGATGTTTGTGCTGGCGTGGTCGGTCTACGGCATCGAGGCGGTGGCGTCGTTCGTCCCCGAGTTCCGCGACACGGTCCGGGACAGCCGCATCGCCCTGCGGCTGGCCGGCATCTTCGTCATCGCCGTCTATCTGCTGGTGCCGTTCGGCGTCGGCGGCATGGTCGACCAGGCGAAGGTCGCCGCCGACCCCGTCTCGTTCTACCTCGGCGCCTTCCAGCGGCTGTTCCCCGGCGGCGACGTCATCATGACGATCTGCCTCATCGCCGGTCTGATGCTGCTCATGGTGATGACCACCGCCGACGGCGGTCGGGTCCTGCACGGCAGTGCCCTCGAAGGGCTGACCGTCAAGCAGCTCGGCGAGCTGAACCGCTTCAAGGTGCCGGGCCGGGCGATGTCACTCGACCTGGTCGTCAATGTCATCCTGATCCTCTTCGTCGGCGAGGCCCTGGCCGTGATCGTCGCCGGAATCCTCGGCTACCTCCTCTGCCATGTGCTGTCGCTCACCGGGTTCCTCCACCTGCGCCGTGACGAGCCGGATGCCGAACGTCCCATCAGACTGGGCAGACCGTGGGTCTATGTGGCCGCCCTGCTCGCCGCCGTGGACACGGTGCTGCTGGTGGTCGGCGCCCTCAGCGCCAAGATCACCGGCTATGGCAGCACCAAGGAGCTGATCATCGGGCTGATCGTGCTGTCGCTCTCGGTGGTGCTCTACGCCTACCGCCGCATCGTCCAGGACGGTGAGACGTTCGTCTGGCGCGAGTCGGCCGCGACCGCGCAGCAGGAGCCTGCCGGGGAGCCCGCTGTGGAGTCGGCTGCCGACCGGGTCTGA